GGCGGGAAGGCGCCAAGGTGGTGGTCAACTACCGCAGCGACAAGGGAGCTGCCGACTCGGCGGTGGCCGAGATCGAGGCGATGGGCTCGGAGGCCATCGCAGTGCAGGCCGACACGTCATCGTCCTCGGATGTGGAGGCGCTGATGGCCGCGGCCGTGGACCGCTTCGGGCGGATCGACATCCTGGTCAACAACGCCGCCATCCTGATCCGGACGCATTTCCTCGAGATCGAGGAGTCGGAGTGGGACCGGATCATGGAGGTAAACCTCAAGGGGTTCTTCCTGTGCTCCCAGACGGCGGCGCGCCAGATGGTCCGCCAGGGTGATGGTGGGGTGATCATCAACATGTCCTCGGCGGGCGACACCCTGGCCGGGAAGGACCTCGCCCACTACTGCGTGGCCAAGGGAGGGGTGCGCATGCTCACCAGGCAGCTGGCCTTCGAGCTCGCGCCCCACGGGATCCGCGCCAACGCCATCGCTCCGGGATTGATCGAGACGGACCTGAACCGGTCAGACCTGGCCGTTCCCGAGTTCCGCGAGTACCGCCTCTCCATGATCCCGCTGGGGATCATCGGGGTTCCCGAGGACATAGTGGGAGCGGCGGTCTTCCTGGCCTCAGAGGACTCCAGGATGGCCACCGGCTCCACCATCTACCTGGACGCCGGCCAGACCATCTTCTGACCGCCGGG
The window above is part of the bacterium genome. Proteins encoded here:
- a CDS encoding glucose 1-dehydrogenase, producing the protein MRLNDKVAVVTGSSRSIGRAIALGYGREGAKVVVNYRSDKGAADSAVAEIEAMGSEAIAVQADTSSSSDVEALMAAAVDRFGRIDILVNNAAILIRTHFLEIEESEWDRIMEVNLKGFFLCSQTAARQMVRQGDGGVIINMSSAGDTLAGKDLAHYCVAKGGVRMLTRQLAFELAPHGIRANAIAPGLIETDLNRSDLAVPEFREYRLSMIPLGIIGVPEDIVGAAVFLASEDSRMATGSTIYLDAGQTIF